The Dethiosulfovibrio peptidovorans DSM 11002 genome has a window encoding:
- a CDS encoding tripartite tricarboxylate transporter substrate binding protein, translating into MKRGIALGVLVGILCLVGTAWAAYPEKPVTVIVPSNAGGGTDTMARLVAKFAEEYLGQPMVIVNKPGAGGQIGFESIARAKKDGYTIGCIYTPHVAAHVSAGRAKYTLDSFAPIANVVTDPGVLVVKADSPFNTVEELIAFAKENPGKLNGSTSGPGGDDDFALRQFEKAAGISINAVPSKGSSGQKAAVMGGHVDLAFMNASQVEAQVDSGELRLLGIMTVKRRSYLPELPTFKEMGYEVYSDSSRGFAAPAGVPEDVMAKLMEVFDKVLKDPEFISASQGQLLLDILNADEYTMYLKNLQKTTDEAFKVAPW; encoded by the coding sequence GTGAAACGCGGAATAGCTTTAGGGGTTTTAGTGGGGATCCTGTGTCTGGTGGGAACGGCTTGGGCTGCATATCCGGAGAAACCGGTGACTGTAATAGTTCCTTCCAACGCTGGAGGGGGAACGGACACCATGGCCAGACTGGTTGCCAAATTTGCCGAAGAGTACTTAGGGCAGCCCATGGTAATAGTCAACAAACCCGGTGCCGGAGGTCAGATAGGATTTGAATCCATCGCAAGGGCCAAGAAGGACGGCTATACGATAGGCTGTATATACACGCCTCACGTGGCCGCTCACGTATCGGCCGGTAGGGCTAAATATACCCTAGATAGCTTTGCTCCCATAGCGAACGTTGTTACCGACCCCGGTGTCCTGGTTGTCAAGGCCGACAGTCCTTTCAACACGGTGGAGGAGTTGATAGCTTTTGCCAAGGAGAACCCGGGAAAACTCAACGGTTCCACCTCGGGCCCCGGAGGCGACGACGACTTCGCCCTTCGTCAGTTTGAGAAGGCCGCCGGAATCTCCATAAACGCCGTCCCCTCTAAGGGCTCTTCCGGCCAGAAGGCCGCGGTTATGGGCGGACATGTGGATCTGGCTTTTATGAATGCCTCTCAGGTCGAGGCCCAGGTCGATTCCGGGGAGCTTCGACTGCTTGGGATAATGACGGTGAAAAGACGCTCCTACCTTCCAGAATTACCGACATTTAAGGAGATGGGCTACGAGGTTTACTCCGATTCCTCCAGGGGGTTTGCCGCTCCGGCGGGGGTTCCCGAGGATGTCATGGCTAAGCTTATGGAGGTATTCGACAAAGTTCTCAAAGATCCTGAATTCATCTCTGCATCTCAAGGTCAGCTTTTGCTGGACATATTGAACGCAGACGAATATACGATGTATCTCAAGAACCTCCAGAAGACCACCGACGAAGCTTTCAAGGTGGCTCCCTGGTAG
- a CDS encoding tripartite tricarboxylate transporter TctB family protein: MNKKFLNILCAAAGLVLAAAMFFSAGTFPDRAEAATRYVVFLSGLLACLSLALMAQFAFKDSDGERIRWVVNRRTFLFTVVASVLFVLLLNFAGFFLSSGFYMFVLGWILGFRDKMWLLIGTLGLLGFVYIVFVRFLAVPVPVGLWGA; encoded by the coding sequence ATGAACAAAAAGTTCTTAAATATTCTCTGTGCCGCCGCCGGGTTAGTCCTGGCGGCAGCCATGTTTTTTTCTGCCGGTACTTTCCCGGACAGGGCGGAAGCTGCCACGAGATATGTCGTTTTTCTCTCCGGACTACTGGCCTGTCTTTCCCTGGCTTTGATGGCTCAGTTTGCGTTTAAGGATAGCGACGGAGAGAGGATACGGTGGGTGGTGAACAGAAGGACCTTCCTCTTTACTGTCGTGGCATCCGTACTGTTCGTTCTCCTGCTGAATTTCGCCGGTTTTTTTCTGTCCAGTGGATTTTACATGTTCGTTCTAGGGTGGATCTTGGGATTTAGAGATAAGATGTGGCTTCTGATCGGTACGTTGGGATTACTCGGATTCGTTTACATCGTTTTCGTCCGATTCCTGGCTGTACCTGTTCCGGTCGGACTCTGGGGGGCTTGA
- a CDS encoding tripartite tricarboxylate transporter permease produces the protein MIDMLLSAASSLARPEVLLSVLGGTSGGMVIGAIPGLTATMAVALLIPVTFGMDPVVGLAMMGGVYSGGMYGGAISSILLSTPGTPAAAATAFDGYPMTRQGKGGVAIAVATIGSFWGGIISTFALLLLAPALAKFALRFGPPEYFLLSLLGLASIVTLTSGNLLKGLISGVIGLIIASIGMDPIDGFIRFTGGIVDLFEGVSFMPALIGLFSVSQVLELTAESHIVQELGADPESLKRSSIPKGLGSTIARGGFIGTVVGILPGAGATIASFISYNFAKQVSKNPGSFGKGNPEGVAAAESANNGCVGGSLVPLLTLGIPGNSVAAALMGGLMIQGLIPGPELFTRFGTVTYAFILSLFLANICFLVLGLYFAPFFARVATVPNSVLIPAISILSVVGSYAINNSIFDVWLMLGFGVGGYFLHRAGFSLGAVVLGLILGPIAELGFGQSLIISHGSPMIFFERPICLVLWGLILLLLLPAFKKKKKGVSL, from the coding sequence ATGATCGATATGCTTTTGTCAGCGGCTTCTTCTTTGGCTCGTCCCGAGGTACTTCTCTCTGTATTGGGAGGGACCTCCGGTGGAATGGTGATAGGTGCCATACCCGGCCTGACCGCGACCATGGCGGTGGCGCTCCTTATCCCGGTCACGTTCGGTATGGACCCGGTGGTGGGACTTGCCATGATGGGTGGAGTATACAGTGGCGGTATGTACGGAGGGGCTATATCGTCGATCCTTTTATCCACTCCCGGGACTCCCGCGGCAGCAGCTACGGCTTTCGATGGCTATCCCATGACTAGGCAGGGTAAGGGAGGAGTGGCTATAGCGGTCGCTACTATAGGGAGCTTTTGGGGCGGAATTATATCTACCTTTGCTCTGTTGTTGCTCGCTCCTGCCCTGGCCAAATTTGCTCTGAGGTTCGGTCCTCCCGAGTATTTTCTTCTATCTCTTTTGGGGTTGGCCAGCATAGTTACACTGACCTCGGGGAATCTACTCAAGGGGCTGATCTCGGGTGTCATAGGGTTGATAATAGCCTCCATCGGGATGGATCCTATAGATGGATTTATACGTTTTACCGGAGGCATAGTAGATCTCTTCGAGGGGGTCTCCTTCATGCCTGCTCTGATAGGGTTGTTTTCTGTCAGCCAGGTGCTTGAATTGACCGCAGAGAGCCATATAGTGCAGGAGCTCGGTGCCGATCCTGAGTCCTTGAAGAGATCCTCCATCCCTAAAGGTTTAGGTAGCACCATAGCCAGGGGAGGCTTTATAGGTACGGTGGTCGGAATTCTACCTGGGGCTGGCGCCACGATAGCTTCTTTCATCTCCTATAACTTCGCAAAACAAGTGTCTAAGAATCCCGGTTCTTTCGGAAAGGGAAATCCCGAAGGGGTGGCCGCTGCGGAAAGCGCCAATAATGGGTGCGTCGGGGGGTCCCTCGTGCCCTTGCTTACCCTGGGGATTCCCGGTAATTCGGTCGCAGCTGCCTTGATGGGAGGTTTGATGATACAGGGGCTTATTCCCGGTCCGGAGCTTTTCACCCGTTTCGGAACTGTGACCTATGCGTTTATTCTGTCCCTTTTCCTGGCCAATATCTGTTTTCTCGTCTTGGGGCTTTATTTTGCGCCCTTCTTCGCCAGGGTCGCTACGGTTCCAAACTCCGTCCTCATTCCGGCCATATCGATACTGTCGGTCGTAGGAAGCTACGCTATAAATAACAGTATATTCGACGTATGGTTGATGTTAGGTTTCGGAGTTGGGGGATATTTTCTTCACAGAGCGGGTTTTTCCCTGGGGGCCGTGGTGTTGGGTTTGATCCTAGGGCCTATAGCCGAGCTGGGATTCGGGCAATCTCTGATAATATCCCACGGTTCTCCGATGATTTTTTTCGAGAGACCTATATGTCTCGTTCTCTGGGGTTTGATTCTGCTTTTGCTTCTTCCCGCTTTTAAGAAGAAAAAGAAGGGTGTTTCTTTGTAA